The Oncorhynchus tshawytscha isolate Ot180627B linkage group LG27, Otsh_v2.0, whole genome shotgun sequence genome includes the window CACAATTAATACACTCAGCAAACCGCACACAGACTGCATCACAATTATGTAAAGGGTTGGTGGCCTTGGTTAAATGGATCATGCGGATTTAGACGGAGACAGAGGGTGTCGTTTCGTACCACTGGAGGGCTCTGACGATATTCACAGTGGGTCAGGACCTCATAGAGCGTCACGCCAAAGGACCAAATGTCTGAAGAGAAGGAAAACTTGCTCTCCTTCAGACACTCAATTGCATACCTGTAAAATAAAGTCAAAGGTTATCGTAAGATACCTTTTAATGCACACATCTGGACTCTAAATTAGCAGCCCAGAAGGGAAGTAATTGCTCAATGGCTCCAGGACTCACCAGAACACAGGACTGTCTCCATCCTCACGCACGCGGTAGTAAACATCTCCCTCTGGGATGTATTTGGTAAGGCCAAAGTCCCCGATCTTCACCAGATGCTCATTCTCCACCAGTACGTTCCGGGCAGCCAAGTCCCGGTGGATGTATCGCTTCGAGTGCAGGTAATCCATCCCCTTAAAAAGGAAAAAAAGCCAaaagagcaggaggagagatgagggagaccaAGGTGAAAGAGTAGCAGTTAGAGAAGAAAATAGAGTACTTTAATCTATTGTTGTATAAAACAATACTCCAATATTGGATAGGAAATCTTCAACTTGAACCCAAACAGTGTACCTGCTACAGAACTAAGCAGAACCCTAGAAGGAATCTAGATTACATATATCTTTATATTACCAGCCCCCCCCGTGCAGTGCTCCTGTCTCACCTGGCAGATCTGCTGTGCAAAGAGGAGGCTGTGAGCCACGCCCAGGCGGTGTTTGGCTAGGTACTCTCTGAGGCTGCCCAGAGGTAGGAACTCCATAATCAGCTGCACCGTCTGCCCTCCTGTGGAGACAACGAAACAGGCATTTACAGCAGTCACTCATACATACAGACGCTAAACTACACATGTAAATGTGAACAGATGCTGGAAACCCCCCACACATGAACATGTCACCTGTAGGAAGGAGCCAAGCAAGAAATGTAATAAACAAGCATTGTATGAAAATGAGACTGCCAGTCATATACAGCAGGTGGATGACAGACAGGTGAGCTTGACTGGATCACATGCCACTCACCCAGCTCAGAGCAGCAGCCCTTGTACTTGACTATGTTGCTGTGGTAAAGAGACTTGAGGATCTCAATCTCCTTCATCCAGCCTTCACGGAGATGGCTGCCTCCCTCATGCTTCAGGGCCTTCACTGCTACATAGTCCCCTGTCCCGTCGTTGGCTGGGTCATACACATAGAGAATCACCTTCCCAAAGTGACCctggagacaaagggagagagcaCAAAGCATTCTCTCAGTTAGAGGGAGGCCAGGGAATAATGTTTTACATAACGCCAGTAGATCACAAAGCACAACAGAAGATGAAGAGCACAGAGGGGTTTATAAGAGTCATGTTGTCCTGCGGAGAAATTAACTCACCTCTCCTAAGTCCCGGATCTTTTTCAAGTAGCGTTTGAGGAAAACGTTGGGGTCAGCGTCCGGGAGAGACTCCAAAGGGGATATGTCAGGATCTGATCAGAAACCAGGAGAGCAACATTAAAGCAACACTAATCAATCACGAAAATGTGGTCAATCTAAATGCTAGAAGAGGAAacggagagaaacagactgaTTCAAATAATAAAAGGAGAGGACATACTCTTGATCTGTAGTTCAGTGAGCTCTCGAAGCACAGTGCGGAAGGACGGCCTCTCCCGGGGTTCGTAGGTCAAACACATGCTAATGAAGCTGGCCAGTTCCTGCGACGAGGGCTCGGTGAGGCGACTCCGCGTCTCGTAGAAACGCTCTTTCTGTTGGCAGGAGAGAGATCAGGGGTCAGTATGAATCACAGGCATGGTAAGAGGATGGCAGATAATGAGTTATGATTAGAGGGAGGAGAATTGAAGGGCAGTGACAATAGGGCTGTAGGTACCTCAGTGAGCGTGCTGCCACTCATGGGCAAATCTCCATTGTTGCAGATCTCCAGCAGTGTGGCTCCAAAGCTCCACTGGTCGGCAGCACTGCCGAATGGGGCACTGCTTGGCACACACTCCGGGGCGATCCATGGGATTCGCTCGACACGCTCTGTAGGGCATTGAGACAGTCTAAGTCAGACCAGGCTATATAATACCACTACATTCAGTAGGTTCATGAATCACATGGTCTCACAACACAAACTAAATAACCTCTAAAGCCTTCCTGCTAAGTGTCAATATGATGGCAAGTGCAAGACAACCAGGAAGTGGGCCTCACAGCAACCAGGAAGTGGTTTGCACAGGGCTTCTTGTGACTCAATCTGATCTAAAAGAATGAAGACCAAGAAAAACCACCAGAGACGGAAATTGAGGGTTGACAAAATAACTCACTGTAGAGAGATTCTATTTATCATGTAGTGGGTGTTGCCCAACATGGAAGTGGTCTGGTAGGAACTAACTGTTTTATTGTTCAAGTAGGAACTAACCTTCTCTGGACAGCACGTTGAGGGCAATGCCTGGATCGCTCAGCTTGACAAAGGGAAAGGTGCCCTCCTCCAGACCACGACGAGCCACCAGAATGTTTTTAGCACAGACATTACCATGTACCAGTTGTTTAGTCTCCTGCAGTAACCAGGTGGTATAGGTAACAACATAAAGTACATTCAGGACACTCAATAGTGGGAGATGAGGGTTGGCAATACATTAACTATGGACACAAGGGTTTAGAGTTTGAAACGGGACTATCACAGAGGACAGGAGATCAACATCCTAAAAGGTCATTGTTTCATACAATGAGTGAGGAGTAATCTTAGTTTGTTGTGATGTGAGGGTATCAGGCTGACTTACGAGGTAGCTCAGGGCACTGGCCAGCTGTTTGGCTACAGTAAATTTCCACTGAGGGGTGACCAGCGCCCTTTCCCTTCGCAGGAACACATCCAGAGGCCCAAACTCCACAAACTCCTCCACCATGATGTCTGCAGACAGGTCAAAGACAAGGATTATTATCTAGGATCACACCACTTACTGTTAGAGATGACCGACACTTCACTGTATTGAGTCTAATTTAAAGGCTACGGTTTGGCTGAGAGTCAGGCTTGTGGTTGTACTGTACACCAGTCCTGTTGCCTAGTAATTCAAACAATCAATACAATTAACCTTCTGAGAGGGAAGTGTCAGTACTGAAGAAGGAGGTTGCACAGCTGAATGAGGAAGTGAGGTTGAGTAGTGCCATGGTGACTTACTCTCAGATCCTTTGACAGACACTCCATGTACAAAGACCAGGTGACTGTGAGATACTTGGCTCATCAGACTGGCTGTTTCAAAGAATGCCTACGAGAGGACAGGAAAGAGGAAGGATTATCAGGACATTGTAAACAAAGGTTCACATTTAACAGAGTCTACCGTGAAAACGGTAGCTTCGAACCAACAAGGTAACCGTTGTGTGATTGAGGCACACTGGGTTGGAACCTGGGATGGTTCCAACCCAGTCCAGACATTATCACAACGAGCTAGTCTTCAGGTCACAGGTAAGGGTACTCATCACGCAATCAATTCCTGTAAGAGGATAATGATACATTAATGGTAACTCACTAACGCTATGTCCTTGTGGCTCTGGTCCAAGATCTTAAGAACCACTCGGATCTCTTTGCGATCAGTAAGATTGTTGTTCCACttgtcctcctcatcctcctcctcgacTCCGCCCCACACCAACAGACTGCCAGAGTAGATGTTGGTCCTGGTCCCACGGCCCAGATGCTGCTCCTAAGCAAAGGACAACCAGACATACAGCTATTTTAGAAGTACTGGGTACAAACCAGACAAAGATAGAGAAGAGCATCAGTGTTCAGTAGGGAAAAATGTATTGGAATTTAGTGAAACTGGGAGGTACTGTTGCAAAGGTGTGCCCTACTGAATATAACCCAGGTGAAACATACACAAAGAAGGGCGCtgacagagagatatatagaagagaatcaaatcaaatttatttatatagcccttcgtacatcagctgatatctcaaagtgctgtacagaaacccagcctaaaaccccaaacagcaagcaatgcaggtgtagaagcacggtggctaggaaaaactccctactaaggccaaaacctaggaagaaacctagagaggaaccaggctatgaggggtggccagtcctcttctggctgtgccgggtggagattataatagaacatggccaagatgttcaaatgttcataaatgaccagcatggtcaaataataataatcacagtggttgtcgagggtgcagcaagaatgccctctctctcacctgggtGATCTCCTTGTCTTTGATCTGATGGAACCTCAGCTGAGTCAGACAGAGGGCCACAGAGTCAGGCTGAACACACTGGTCCGCACCCTGCCTCATCACCAAGAGGTTGGACAGTTCTgcagcacacaaacactcattTAAATACAGTATAGGAAAACATGGACACACAACACATCCTTACAGAATAACATCTCTGTACATATGttgagctgtggtatgttagggGCAGAACAGCACCAATGCACATCTATAaaaaaacacatcacacacaaactAACCTGCAGGTCGGGGTAGGCAGCATTTCTTCACAGTGAAATTGTCCGTGCCAGACTTGAGCACAAAGGTCTTGAGGCTGTCGGTGAGCTCCTTGACACTGGAGAACTCCCGGTCCCAGCCTTCCAGAGCAAACACTGAACCACTATGCAGGATCCTGAACTGCTTGTGAATTGCAGCTTGTCCATTCTATAGGAAGCcagcaaagacacacacatgcatccaAATATATAACTTCTAATGACATTGTATTGCTTTTCATATTTTCGGACTCTACATTTTCCATGTGCCTCGTCCTTCAGGGCTTGGTGCGGAGGCACGTTTACCTGACTCTTGTTTAGAACAGCTAATATGATGCGGTGGTAGTCGAGGACGCTCCAGCGCACAAGAAAGGCTCCCTCTTCAACTGCTTCCTTCCTCAGTCTCTGCAGCACAAAGTCATCACTGAAAAAGACAGTCAGAATTGTAGTGGGAaccagggcagtgtgtgtgtgtgtgtgtgttactcacttCATTGGTCCATGGAGACCATTGGTGGCACTGAGCACTACCCTGGGCGGAGCCACCTCGTGACACAGGTAGTGGTGTGCGTCTGCAGTAAGCCGGAAGTACCCGTCCAGCAGGGAGACGAAAGACAGAGCCTCAAGGCTGGAATTCATTTGAACCTCCTGCACACATATAAACATATCATCCTCAGACAACATCACACATTTCAGTCAGACACTCCACTTCCATACAGACATACATCATATAGTAAGATGCAACTTCACACACAAACTTAACTTGAGATCTGCACACTTGACTTAGGTTTTTGCATAAATCATGCACTGTTGTCAATGGGGGATTTGCACAAAACATGGAGCTACGTGTGTGTATCTCAAGATAGGTTTGGGGCCCAACAGAAAGCAGTTGAGAGGCAGGTGCTCGAACCATAGAGAAGTTGTCCTGTTTAATGATGCTGACGTTGGCTCCAGTGATGGTGATGTGGGAGATTTCTGGGAAGTCGCAGAAAGACATCCATGTGTCAGAGGATTTAGGTTCTTGCTGGAGGGGCGATTGCTTCACAGTTTTCCGATTCCCTAAGTAATCGTTCCCAAAGTAACTGTTGGCCTGGGCCTAGAATGGATAGACACAACTTACAGAGCATCCCACAGAAGGCACACTACGAGAAACACACAAAGGCAACTCACAGTTCTAACTAGCAGTCAAAGAGCTTGATAGACATccaatgagacagacagaaataccTTCTGCACTGTGATCTTCCTCCACTGAATCCCCTTGGTACCAGACACCATGACCTCATGCATGACCCGAGGGCCAAAGTTCTCAGGGTCAGAGGCCCCGTGGGCGTGGCTGGTGTTGAGGTAGGAGCCGCTCCAGTCGCCCCCGTCCTTCCTCAGCTCCAGTTGGGCCGCGAGGAAGGTCTCGGTACCGAAGCAGGGGGCTAGGTGCTCCAGAGTAGACAGGTATTTATACATGACCTCCTGGGAGCCCAGGCGTCCTACGTCCACAGTGTGCTCCTGGAAGGTCCTCACGAAGTCAGCAAACACACGCCGGATACGGATCTTGGTCAGGAAGTTGTCCCTCGCTATATGTTTGGAGAAGGATCTCGGAATGCAGCGAAGGAAGCTACAGTATGGCAAGGGGAATATGGCAGTCAATCAAAACATTACGGCTGCGTTTGTAAAGGCACTAGTTTCCCTCTATAATGCACTAGTTTTGATagtgaataaggtgccatttttcAACACAGCCTCAAGACTATAGTAATGTCTGAAACCTTGTCAAAGCCCTTCCTAAACAATGCACCCATCCCCTCTGACTCATGGCTTACCTGACAGACTTGGCCACTTCCTGTAGCGTGCAGCCTGAGCACAGGGCCTGGTGAGAGAGGTGCAGCACAGCCATACCCAGACTCTCATTCTTAAAGCGACTCAGCTCTTCTTTTCCTTGAGCATCCTCCATCGGCGTGACATCATTCACAAAATCAAACTTTGCCTAAGAGAAAGAAAAGGGAAATGAGTTTTTTCACAATATGAAAACGTCCGTGTGACACAGGAATATTATGTTAATGCATACTTCCACAGGAATATATGAATACAAACACATTTTGGATAAAACACGCCTCTTTCTGAAACTCACCTGGCAGAAGAGGTATTCCAGGGAGGTCATTTCTAGTAGAGGTGAGCCCCCGTGCTCTGTCCCTGACCGTGGGGCATATCGCGACACTGACGGCTCCTTCTCACTCAACCCATGCCAATTCCGAAAGTAAAACCTGGGAACCGAAAGAGAAAATTCCCTATATAAATATGCCTGTACATAAAAATCATACAGTGCatagtctctctcacacacacacactctctctctcacacacacagtgttaggttagattactcgttggttattactgcactgtcggaactagaagcatttcgctacactcgcaataacatctgctaaccatgtgtatgtgacaaataaaatttgatttgacacacactaTAAAAACAGTTGGCTGGTATGCCCTCGCCCTTCTGAGCGGTcagctgtgaatgccctcacctgcTAGCACAATTATGCTGACTGGGATTTGGGTTCTGACCTTCCACAGGGTGTCCGCGCAGAACAATGCTGATGCTTCTCTGGGTTTTGATGCTCCACAGGATGTCCACTCAGAACAATGCTGATGCTTCTCTGGGTTCTGATGCTCCACAGGATGTCCGCTCAGAACAATGCTGATGCTTCTCTGGGTTCTGATGCTCCACAGGATGTCCACTCAGAACAATGCTGATGCTTCTCTGGGTTTTGATGCTCCACAGGATGTCCACTCAGAACAATGCTGATGCTTCTCTGGGTTTTGATGCTCCACAGGGTGTCCGCGCAGAACAATGCTGATGCTTCTCTGGGTTTTGATGCTCCACAGGATGTCCACTCAGAACAATGCTGATGCTTCTCTGGGTTCTGATGCTCCACAGGATGTCCACGCAGAACAATGCTGATGCTTCTCTGGGTTCTGATGCTCCACAGGATGTCCGCTCAGAACAATGCTGATGCTTCTCTGGGTTCTGATGCTCCACAGGATGTCCGCTCAGAACAATGCTGATGCTTCTCTGGGTTCTGATGCTCCACAGGATGTCCGCTCAGAACAATGCTGATGCTTCTCTGGGTTCTGATGCTCCACAGGATGTCCACTCAGAACAATGCTGATGCTTCTCTGGGTTCTGACCCTCCACAAGATGTCTGGTCAAAACAATtttgaggtagtcgggtgtgctatttacagattggctgtgtacaggtgcagtgatcagtaagctgatgcttaaagttagagagggagatataagactccagcttcagagatttttgcaatttgttccagtcattggcagcagggaactggaaggaaaggcggccaaagtaagtgttggctttggggatgaccagtaaaatatacctgctagactgtgtgctacgggtgggtgttgctatggtgaccagtgagctgagataaggcggggctttacctagcaaagacttatagatgaccttgcgccagtgggtttggcgatggatatgtagtgagggccagccaacgagagcatacagcatacatatacatatagagCATACAtgttcgcagtggtgggtagtatatggggctttggtgataaaacggatggcactgtgatagactacatccatcACAGAATGCTGATGCTTCTCTGGGTTCTGACCCTCCACAGGATGTCCCGTCAGAACAATGACGATGCTTCTCTTTTCAGGGTTTTaatttccttttcctctctcttcacACACTTCTGGTCATACAACATGAATCTTGACTGGGAGTGAATCTTGGTGGAATAGTACTCGTGTTACTCCGAATGATTTGTGATTATTTTGATGCACGCACCACATTCAGGTATTCTTGTTGCTGTccacaataaaaaaaattgaCCTCAGAAATGTGCGTCTTCTTTCTTTGGACAAAGATAACACTCTGTCCTGAGTGGGTGTAGTGTCCAGTTGCGCCTTTCCAAGAGCTCTGATTGTTTGGGAACGGCAGGGCTAACTGAGGTAGGCTGAACAGCCAAACTAACGGGACTCAAGGGAAAATGAAGGGAGTGTGAGGGAAATCTAGGTAGAAAGGAGGGGACGGGATGGccttttttaaacacacacaaacactaacctCATGCGATAATGGAGTGTCAGGCTTGTCTGCTCTTCTGGGTTGAAGAAATGGTTGGGACTGTACCAGCAGTGGGATTCAGGGTCATACAGGGAAAACAGGACATGGCACAGTGGAGTGATACCTAGGGGGACAGATATATAGGTTAAGTACACCTTGGATACACCCTTTcaatgacatacagtgcattcaggaagtacacagaccccttcactttttccacattttgttacggtacagccttattctaaagtggattacatttttaaaatgtcatcaatctacacacaaaaccccataatgacaaagtgaaaatagttttttaaacaaatgtaaaaagaaaaaacaacaaataccttatttacataagaattcagaccatttgctatgagacttgaaattgagctcaggtgcatcctgtttccattgatcatctttgatcaattttatacaacttgattagagtccacctgtggtaaattcaattgattggacattatttggaaatgcacacacctgcctatacaaggtcgcacagttgacagtgcacgttagagcaaaaaaacaagccatga containing:
- the LOC112226073 gene encoding non-receptor tyrosine-protein kinase TYK2, translated to MSRSGRSKSTRTGSSTGQCEPPQGPGVHVYLFWTKGGERYLTHTEGKVTAEELSISAAQTVGITPLCHVLFSLYDPESHCWYSPNHFFNPEEQTSLTLHYRMRFYFRNWHGLSEKEPSVSRYAPRSGTEHGGSPLLEMTSLEYLFCQAKFDFVNDVTPMEDAQGKEELSRFKNESLGMAVLHLSHQALCSGCTLQEVAKSVSFLRCIPRSFSKHIARDNFLTKIRIRRVFADFVRTFQEHTVDVGRLGSQEVMYKYLSTLEHLAPCFGTETFLAAQLELRKDGGDWSGSYLNTSHAHGASDPENFGPRVMHEVMVSGTKGIQWRKITVQKAQANSYFGNDYLGNRKTVKQSPLQQEPKSSDTWMSFCDFPEISHITITGANVSIIKQDNFSMEVQMNSSLEALSFVSLLDGYFRLTADAHHYLCHEVAPPRVVLSATNGLHGPMNDDFVLQRLRKEAVEEGAFLVRWSVLDYHRIILAVLNKSQNGQAAIHKQFRILHSGSVFALEGWDREFSSVKELTDSLKTFVLKSGTDNFTVKKCCLPRPAELSNLLVMRQGADQCVQPDSVALCLTQLRFHQIKDKEITQEQHLGRGTRTNIYSGSLLVWGGVEEEDEEDKWNNNLTDRKEIRVVLKILDQSHKDIALAFFETASLMSQVSHSHLVFVHGVSVKGSENIMVEEFVEFGPLDVFLRRERALVTPQWKFTVAKQLASALSYLETKQLVHGNVCAKNILVARRGLEEGTFPFVKLSDPGIALNVLSREERVERIPWIAPECVPSSAPFGSAADQWSFGATLLEICNNGDLPMSGSTLTEKERFYETRSRLTEPSSQELASFISMCLTYEPRERPSFRTVLRELTELQIKNPDISPLESLPDADPNVFLKRYLKKIRDLGEGHFGKVILYVYDPANDGTGDYVAVKALKHEGGSHLREGWMKEIEILKSLYHSNIVKYKGCCSELGGQTVQLIMEFLPLGSLREYLAKHRLGVAHSLLFAQQICQGMDYLHSKRYIHRDLAARNVLVENEHLVKIGDFGLTKYIPEGDVYYRVREDGDSPVFW